The following are from one region of the Coffea eugenioides isolate CCC68of chromosome 2, Ceug_1.0, whole genome shotgun sequence genome:
- the LOC113754831 gene encoding uncharacterized protein LOC113754831, giving the protein MASWSVENATGAYLRAVKMTKGAKEPDAAEFISAVAAGNNAQLMVIACASAADSITLALVAAALQTGGQVICIVRGVHEQHSSEIALGDSAIHVKFVIGDALNLLCNDYREADCILIDCYLENCQRILETVQVISRNAIVIAYHACSMGSWRCPQGLKAHLLPIGEGLLVTKIAENVNKSNRSAVSGKKRRWLVKIDKYTGEEHVFRV; this is encoded by the exons ATGGCGAGCTGGTCTGTTGAAAATGCGACTGGAGCCTATCTCCGAGCAGTGAAAATG ACAAAAGGTGCCAAGGAGCCAGATGCAGCGGAGTTCATTTCGGCAGTCGCTGCTGGCAACAATGCACAACTTATGGTTATTGCGTGTGCAAGTGCGGCTGATTCAATCACACTGGCCCTGGTAGCTGCTGCGTTGCAAACTGGTGGTCAAGTCATATGCATTGTTCGTGGAGTTCATGAACAACACTCCTCAGAAATAGCCCTCGGCGATAGTGCAATACATGTCAAGTTTGTTATTGGTGACGCCCTAAATTTACTCTGCAACGACTATAGAGAAGCTGATTGCATTCTTATAGACTGTTATCTCGAGAATTGTCAGCGTATTCTTGAAACTGTGCAAGTGATTAGCAGGAATGCTATTGTTATTGCATACCATGCATGTTCCATGGGCTCATGGAGGTGCCCGCAGGGGTTGAAAGCTCATTTGTTGCCCATAGGAGAAGGCTTGCTAGTAACCAAGATAGCTGAAAATGTCAACAAGAGTAATAGATCTGCTGTTTCAGGCAAGAAGAGGCGTTGGCTGGTTAAAATTGACAAATACACAGGTGAAGAGCATGTGTTTCGGGTTTAA
- the LOC113754843 gene encoding uncharacterized protein LOC113754843: MSKQENMGCWSAENATKAFLKTMKMGKSTKEPNGAEFISALAAGNNVQLIVVACSSVVDCTTLALVAAAQQTGGRVICILRGQEELDISEKILGSNATQVQFVMGDAHMMLSNYCKEADFIAIDCNLENHGGVLRTIQESTRQQNTIVLGYNAFCKGSWRKGGLHTQLLPIGEGLLLTRISANANFNYYPIKSGKTSHWVVKVDKCTGEEHVFRIRSPLQGRVVKA; this comes from the exons ATGTCTAAGCAGGAAAATATGGGTTGCTGGTCTGCTGAAAATGCCACAAAAGCATTCCTTAAAACCATGAAAATG GGAAAGAGTACCAAAGAGCCAAATGGAGCAGAATTCATTTCAGCTCTTGCTGCTGGAAACAATGTGCAATTAATCGTTGTTGCATGTTCCAGCGTTGTGGACTGCACTACACTAGCCCTGGTGGCAGCGGCTCAACAAACCGGTGGACGTGTAATTTGCATCCTTCGTGGGCAAGAAGAACTAGATATATCTGAAAAGATCTTGGGAAGTAATGCAACTCAAGTTCAGTTTGTTATGGGAGACGCCCACATGATGCTTTCAAACTACTGCAAGGAGGCAGATTTCATAGCCATTGACTGTAATCTTGAAAACCATGGAGGAGTTCTCCGAACAATACAGGAAAGCACCAGGCAACAGAACACCATAGTCCTAGGCTATAATGCATTTTGCAAGGGGTCCTGGAGGAAAGGCGGTTTGCACACTCAGCTGTTACCAATAGGGGAAGGATTGCTGCTGACAAGAATATCTGCAAATGCCAACTTTAATTATTATCCTATCAAATCAGGGAAAACAAGCCACTGGGTTGTTAAAGTGGACAAATGTACTGGTGAAGAACACGTATTCAGGATCAGATCTCCTCTTCAAGGAAGAGTTGTTAAAGCTTAA
- the LOC113763095 gene encoding LRR receptor-like serine/threonine-protein kinase GSO1: MGSSPFLFFMLHLLVFCCGRAFSKNAELGALMSLKASLDPESRLLVSWTGSGDPCGGSFVGVACNRRGQVANISLQGKWLSGKLSPAVAELRHLTGLYLHYNALYGEIPREISTLSELTDLYLNVNNLSGEIPPELGNMGSLQVLQLCYNQFTGSIPTQLGALKKLNVLALQFNELTGAIPASLGDLGSLMRLDLSFNRLFGSIPTKLADAPILEVLDVRNNSLSGNVPNALKRLIGGFQYENNPGLCGAGFSSLRACTASDRPNPSRPEPYGGGPTGLSTRDIPETADLRLNCSETHCSKSSKASQASVIVGVLVVCIIVLVIGILSFSHYHRKQKLENASDAQDSRLPTDHAKGAQRKNGSPLISLEYPSGWDPLAEGRHFGDVSQEFMQNFRFNLEEVESATRYFAEKNLLSKSNFSATYRGSLRDGSVVAVKSISKTCCKSEELEFLKGLNILTSLRHENVVRLRGFCCSKDRKECFLIYDFVQNGNLLQYFDVVDGSDHVLDWSTRVSIINGIARGIEYLHGYKVNKPALVHQNISAASVLIDQRNRPLLSDSGLHKLLTNDTVFSTLKDSAAMGYLAPEYSTTGRFTEKSDIYAFGVLLFQILSGVRKVTSTMQAAADLGKTQDFMDRNLHGKFSEPEAIRVGKVALWCIHESPEERPGIETVLQELGNCTNFS; encoded by the exons ATGGGTTCCTCACCGTTTCTCTTCTTCATGCTTCACCTCTTAGTATTCTGCTGTGGGCGGGCATTTTCCAAGAATGCAGAGTTGGGAGCTTTGATGAGCCTAAAGGCCAGTCTTGATCCAGAAAGCAGGTTGCTTGTTTCATGGACAGGATCAGGTGACCCGTGTGGTGGTTCGTTTGTGGGAGTTGCATGTAATCGCAGGGGTCAGGTTGCTAATATTTCTCTGCAAGGTAAATGGCTCTCAGGGAAGCTGTCTCCGGCGGTTGCTGAGCTCAGACACTTGACTGGGCTGTACTTGCACTACAATGCTCTGTATGGAGAGATACCCCGAGAAATTTCAACCTTGAGCGAGCTCACTGATTTGTATTTAAATGTTAATAACCTTTCCGGAGAGATCCCTCCTGAACTTGGAAATATGGGCAGCTTACAAG TTTTGCAGCTTTGTTATAATCAATTTACTGGAAGTATACCAACGCAGCTGGGGGCTCTAAAGAAGCTAAATGTTCTTGCTTTGCAATTTAATGAGTTAACTGGTGCAATCCCTGCAAGCTTAGGCGACTTGGGGTCGTTGATGAGACTAGACTTGAGTTTTAATCGCTTATTTGGCTCAATCCCGACAAAATTAGCTGATGCTCCAATTCTTGAAGTTCTAGACGTCCGAAACAACTCACTCTCTGGAAATGTTCCTAATG CTTTGAAGCGATTGATTGGAGGATTTCAATACGAGAACAACCCAGGTTTATGTGGAGCTGGTTTTTCATCTTTAAGGGCTTGCACTGCTTCAGATCGCCCGAATCCAAGTAGACCTGAACCTTATGGTGGTGGCCCAACTGGTCTGTCAACAAGAGACATTCCAGAGACAGCTGATCTAAGATTGAACTGCAGTGAAACTCATTGCTCAAAATCGTCTAAAGCCTCGCAGGCTTCTGTCATTGTTGGAGTACTTGTGGTTTGTATCATTGTGTTAGTTATCGGAATTCTCAGTTTCTCCCACTATCATCGCAAACAAAAACTTGAGAACGCATCGGATGCACAAGATAGCCGCCTGCCTACTGATCATGCCAAGGGTGCTCAGAGGAAGAATGGTTCTCCGCTTATCAGCCTTGAATATCCCAGTGGGTGGGATCCACTCGCGGAGGGTCGACATTTTGGTGATGTCTCCCAAGAGTTTATGCAGAACTTCAGGTTTAATCTGGAAGAGGTGGAATCAGCTACTAGGTACTTTGCCGAGAAAAACTTATTGAGTAAAAGCAACTTCTCTGCTACTTATAGAGGAAGCCTAAGAGATGGATCAGTTGTTGCTGTTAAAAGCATTTCAAAAACTTGCTGCAAGTCAGAGGAATTAGAGTTCTTAAAGGGACTGAACATACTAACCTCGTTGAGGCATGAGAATGTGGTTCGTCTAAGAGGCTTCTGCTGTTCCAAAGACCGGAAAGAGTGTTTTCTTATTTATGATTTTGTTCAAAATGGAAATTTGTTGCAgtattttgatgttgtggatgGCAGTGATCATGTCCTTGACTGGTCAACAAGAGTTTCTATAATCAATGGAATTGCAAGAG GTATTGAGTATTTACATGGATACAAGGTGAATAAACCTGCCCTTGTTCACCAAAACATTTCTGCTGCGAGTGTGCTGATTGATCAACGAAACAGACCTTTGCTTTCTGATTCGGGTCTCCACAAATTACTTACTAATGATACTGTCTTCTCAACACTCAAGGATAGCGCTGCGATGGGATATTTGGCTCCTGAGTACAGTACTACTGGCCGGTTTACAGAGAAAAGTGATATTTATGCATTTGGGGTACTTTTGTTTCAAATCCTTTCTGGGGTTCGAAAAGTAACCAGCACAATGCAAGCTGCTGCTGACTTAGGAAAAACTCAGGACTTCATGGATAGAAATCTCCATGGAAAGTTCTCTGAACCTGAGGCCATAAGGGTTGGGAAGGTTGCTTTGTGGTGTATCCATGAATCTCCAGAGGAAAGACCTGGAATTGAGACAGTTCTACAGGAGCTTGGTAACTGCACTAACTTTTCCTAG
- the LOC113761497 gene encoding probable calcium-binding protein CML13: MGKDLSDDQVSSMKEAFTLFDTDGDGKIAPSELGILMRSLGGNPTQAQLKAIINEEKLNAAFDFNRFLDLMSKHLKREPFDRQLRDAFKVLDKDGTGFVVVSDLRHILTSIGEKLEPAEFDEWIREVDVGSDGKIRYEDFIARMVAK, from the coding sequence atgggaaaagATCTGAGCGACGACCAAGTTTCTTCCATGAAAGAAGCCTTCACGCTCTTCGATACCGACGGCGACGGAAAGATCGCCCCGTCGGAGCTAGGGATTCTGATGCGTTCATTGGGTGGAAACCCGACCCAAGCCCAACTCAAGGCCATAATCAACGAGGAAAAGCTCAACGCTGCTTTCGATTTCAACCGATTTTTAGACCTAATGTCGAAGCATCTCAAGCGTGAGCCCTTTGATCGCCAACTCCGGGACGCATTCAAGGTCCTTGATAAGGATGGGACCGGATTCGTTGTCGTTTCGGATCTCAGGCACATTTTGACCAGTATCGGGGAGAAGCTGGAGCCTGCGGAGTTTGATGAGTGGATCCGAGAGGTGGATGTTGGATCCGATGGCAAGATCCGCTACGAGGACTTCATTGCCAGGATGGTGGCTAAGTGA
- the LOC113762327 gene encoding 40S ribosomal protein S13 — MGRMHSRGKGISASALPYKRTPPSWLKISSQDVEDNICKFAKRGMTPSQIGVILRDSHGIAQVKSVTGSKILRILKAHGLAPEIPEDLYHLIKKAVAIRKHLERNRKDKDSKFRLILVESRIHRLARYYKKTKKLPPNWKYESTTASTLVA; from the exons ATGGGTCGTATGCATAGTCGCGG TAAGGGTATTTCTGCATCGGCTCTCCCTTACAAGAGAACTCCTCCAAGCTGGCTGAAGATCTCCTCCCAGGAT GTTGAAGATAACATCTGCAAGTTTGCAAAGAGGGGAATGACACCGTCTCAGATCGGTGTGATTCTTCGTGACTCTCATGGTATAGCGCAGGTTAAGAGTGTCACTGGCAGCAAGATCTTGCGTATCCTCAAGGCTCACg GGCTTGCACCTGAGATTCCGGAGGATCTGTACCATCTGATCAAGAAGGCCGTCGCAATCAGGAAGCATTTGGAGAGGAACAGGAAGGACAAGGATTCCAAGTTCAGATTGATTCTGGTGGAGAGCAGGATTCACCGTCTCGCTCGTTACTACAAGAAGACCAAGAAGCTCCCTCCCAACTGGAAATA TGAATCTACTACTGCCAGCACCCTTGTGGCCTAG
- the LOC113762647 gene encoding 40S ribosomal protein S20-1: MAYQAVKPAKVGMEEPQEQVHKIRITLSSKNVKNLEKVCSDLVRGAKDKRLRVKGPVRMPTKVLHITTRKSPCGEGTNTWDTFELRVHKRVIDLFSSPDVVKQITSITIEPGVEVEVTIADS; encoded by the exons ATGGCATACCAAGCAGTGAAGCCGGCAAAGGTTGGTATGGAGGAGCCTCAGGAGCAGGTTCATAAGATTAGGATCACACTTTCCTCCAAAAACGTCAAGAACCTCGAGAaag TTTGTTCTGATCTGGTTCGTGGGGCCAAGGATAAGCGACTCAGGGTGAAGGGACCTGTAAGAATGCCCACCAAGGTTCTTCACATCACTACTAGGAAGTCTCCTTGCGGTGAAG GAACTAACACCTGGGATACATTTGAGCTCCGAGTTCACAAGCGGGTGATTGACCTTTTCAGCTCTCCAGATGTGGTGAAGCAAATCACCTCGATCACTATTGAGCCTGGTGTAGAAGTTGAAGTTACAATTGCTGATTCTTAA
- the LOC113761551 gene encoding chloride conductance regulatory protein ICln, translating into MATGLRLVTERVGDGAGQPVLDTDNGEELVHVQSGVSIVIGNRPPESPGTLYISTKQVVWLSDTDRGRGYAVGFLAVSLHAVSRDPEAYPSPCIYTQIENGVEEDESEDSDAESNETLDLSKVTEMRLVPSDPDQLDTLFEIFCECAELNPEPVDEDEGEHNWVFSADQLETGGADVEESEYPLHSIGCSNGDPDLAHTVLQLQINDQRFEDAEEMESDDNKGHN; encoded by the exons ATGGCGACGGGGTTAAGACTTGTAACGGAGAGAGTCGGCGACGGCGCCGGACAACCAGTCCTCGACACCGACAACGGGGAGGAACTCGTGCACGTCCAATCTGGCGTCTCGATCGTCATCGGAAACCGCCCGCCTGAATCCCCTGGAACTCTCTACATCTCCACCAA GCAAGTGGTGTGGTTAAGTGATACTGACAGAGGTAGGGGTTATGCGGTGGGTTTCTTAGCGGTGTCGCTTCACGCCGTTTCTCGAGACCCAGAAGCTTATCCATCTCCTTGTATTTACACTCAG ATTGAGAATGGTGTTGAGGAGGATGAATCAGAGGATTCTGATGCTGAGAGCAATGAGACATTAGATTTGTCAAAGGTTACTGAGATGAGACTAGTGCCATCAGATCCTGATCAAT TGGATACTCTGTTCGAGATTTTCTGTGAATGTGCTGAGCTTAATCCTGAACCAGTTGATG AGGATGAAGGAGAGCATAATTGGGTATTCAGTGCAGATCAACTAGAAACTGGGGGTGCAG ATGTTGAGGAGTCTGAATATCCCTTGCATTCAATTGGTTGTTCTAATGGGGATCCTGACTTAGCGCATACAGTGCTTCAG CTTCAAATAAATGATCAGCGGTTTGAGGATGCAGAAGAGATGGAGAGTGATGATAACAAAGGCCATAACTGA
- the LOC113754859 gene encoding lysM domain receptor-like kinase 4, whose amino-acid sequence MVTVAKLLTKNQADDGVKYLLSYSITWGQYVSAISSMFGVDTGKTLQANGLSEQNFNIYPFTTLLVPLQNSPSSSQIVKPPPPSSQQSPPRQRLQIGLDVATGLNYLHSYTSPPHMHKKLKSSNVLVDADFWSKINNFGLAKSADGQGGQFALTRHWQRSRCLDNGGLNPEAVMETAISGEEYKKLVVLD is encoded by the exons ATGGTGACGGTGGCGAAGTTGCTGACTAAGAATCAAGCTGACGACGGCGTCAAATATCTGTTGAGTTATTCAATTACTTGGGGTCAATACGTTTCTGCGATTAGCTCAATGTTTGGGGTGGATACTGGGAAAACTCTCCAAGCCAATGGATTGTCTgaacaaaattttaatatttatcCCTTTACGACTCTCTTAGTTCCTCTTCAGAACTCGCCATCCAGTTCCCAAATTGTGAAGCCCCCTCCGCCATCGTCACAGCAGTCACCGCCAAGG CAGAGATTACAAATTGGCTTGGATGTGGCCACGGGGCTTAATTATCTTCATAGCTACACTTCCCCTCCCCACATgcacaaaaaactaaaaagcagCAATGTTCTTGTTGATGCTGATTTCTGGTCGAAGATCAATAATTTTGGGCTAGCAAAATCGGCAGATGGGCAAGGAGGCCAGTTTGCCTTGACTAGGCACTGGCAAAGAAGTCGTTGTCTT GATAATGGAGGATTGAACCCAGAGGCCGTCATGGAGACTGCAATTTCTGGTGAGGAGTATAAGAAGCTAGTGGTGCTGGATTGA